A part of Desulfomicrobium baculatum DSM 4028 genomic DNA contains:
- a CDS encoding PAS domain-containing sensor histidine kinase, with translation MILRSSHFACAHLRRHFPAEAAGVASRPLLFHMATMKPRFAIPRLRSRQRAVLHMYRTVADFTYDLEIWMEAAGSLRYVSPSCLRMTGFAAEDARRDRDFFARIIVPEDFPQWRRTMDCGHREDIAAMDFRIRRLDGSQIWLSQETTRVFDPRGRFQGWRLSLRDVTERVQARMFLDQARQNLEERVRERTAELELSRERYRALSGYLQDRIEKERAHISREIHDVLGQDMTAMNMGLHRLERSFQDTGDARLAQVVELRALVAGTLQTVRRISRELRPPMLDELGFAEAVAWQIRTFAQASGLRVDQHIEGIPDLPAALATSMYRVLQECLTNAARHSGGNRLHVAVQAAKGELVMRVADNGRGITKAQADASGSLGLLGMRERVRLAGGTLTVDRLPKGGTEVVVRVPLAGENGSCVS, from the coding sequence TTGATTCTCCGCAGCAGCCATTTTGCCTGCGCGCATCTGCGCCGCCATTTTCCGGCGGAAGCGGCCGGGGTTGCCTCCCGGCCGCTTCTGTTTCATATGGCGACCATGAAGCCTCGATTCGCCATTCCTCGACTGCGTTCCCGTCAGCGGGCCGTGCTGCACATGTATCGCACCGTGGCCGACTTCACCTATGATCTGGAGATCTGGATGGAGGCTGCCGGATCGCTGCGCTATGTCTCTCCCTCCTGCCTGCGCATGACCGGGTTCGCGGCAGAGGATGCCCGGCGCGACAGGGATTTTTTTGCGCGAATCATCGTTCCCGAGGATTTTCCGCAATGGCGACGGACCATGGACTGCGGACACCGGGAAGACATTGCGGCCATGGACTTTCGCATTCGCCGCCTGGACGGTTCCCAGATATGGCTGTCCCAGGAGACCACCCGCGTCTTCGATCCGCGCGGCAGGTTCCAGGGCTGGCGCCTGTCCCTGCGCGACGTGACGGAGCGGGTGCAGGCCCGCATGTTTCTCGATCAGGCCCGGCAGAACCTCGAAGAGCGGGTGCGGGAGCGCACGGCGGAGCTGGAACTGTCCCGCGAGCGCTACCGGGCCCTGTCCGGATATCTGCAGGACCGTATCGAGAAGGAGCGGGCCCATATTTCGCGCGAGATCCACGACGTTCTGGGGCAGGACATGACCGCCATGAACATGGGTCTGCATCGTCTGGAACGCTCGTTCCAGGACACGGGTGACGCCCGCCTGGCGCAGGTCGTGGAGCTGCGTGCCCTTGTGGCCGGCACTCTGCAGACGGTGCGCCGCATCTCGCGGGAACTGCGTCCGCCCATGCTCGACGAACTGGGGTTCGCCGAGGCCGTGGCCTGGCAGATCCGTACTTTTGCCCAGGCCTCGGGGCTGCGCGTGGATCAGCATATCGAGGGCATTCCCGACCTGCCTGCGGCCCTGGCCACATCCATGTACCGGGTCTTGCAGGAATGCCTGACCAATGCGGCCCGCCATTCCGGAGGCAACCGTCTGCACGTGGCCGTGCAGGCCGCAAAAGGGGAGCTTGTCATGCGCGTGGCCGACAATGGCCGAGGTATCACGAAGGCCCAGGCCGACGCCTCGGGCTCGCTGGGACTACTCGGAATGCGCGAGCGGGTCCGCCTGGCCGGCGGAACGCTTACAGTGGACCGTCTGCCCAAGGGCGGAACCGAAGTTGTGGTCAGGGTGCCCCTGGCCGGGGAGAATGGCTCATGCGTATCTTGA
- a CDS encoding sulfite exporter TauE/SafE family protein encodes MDIAALYLVTIFGWLLGGFVNGIVGFGAALVAMPIVATGLDMPLAVSTCGLVVLSLNFQMAWNYRKHLDSCGIKALFLGGLPGAICGVLVLKNVPEAGLKFGLGALLIAYSIWGLSGTQVNKRKLAAPWGMLAGFLSTGLGTAFGFNGPPLAVYLSLRGGTQQQIKAALGAFFIVSGLFIVAAHALAGLYSVHALWLYIAALPSVSLGAWAGMRVSGRLQDLSFQRVLFLMILIMGLSMAWKALPSA; translated from the coding sequence ATGGACATTGCAGCGCTGTATCTCGTAACCATCTTTGGCTGGCTGCTCGGCGGGTTCGTCAACGGCATCGTCGGCTTCGGCGCGGCCCTGGTGGCCATGCCCATCGTGGCCACGGGTCTGGACATGCCGCTGGCCGTATCCACCTGCGGATTGGTGGTACTCTCTCTCAACTTCCAGATGGCCTGGAATTATCGAAAGCATCTGGACTCCTGCGGCATCAAGGCCCTGTTTCTGGGCGGTTTGCCCGGAGCCATCTGCGGCGTGCTGGTGCTGAAGAATGTCCCGGAAGCTGGACTCAAATTCGGGCTTGGCGCTCTTTTGATAGCCTATTCCATCTGGGGGCTGAGCGGCACGCAGGTCAACAAGAGAAAGCTGGCCGCGCCCTGGGGCATGCTGGCCGGATTTCTGTCCACGGGTCTCGGCACGGCCTTCGGGTTCAACGGGCCGCCTCTGGCCGTATACCTGTCCCTGCGCGGCGGCACCCAGCAGCAGATCAAGGCCGCTCTTGGCGCGTTCTTCATCGTCAGCGGCCTCTTCATCGTCGCGGCACACGCCCTGGCCGGACTGTACAGCGTGCACGCGCTCTGGCTCTACATCGCCGCCCTGCCTTCGGTTTCCTTGGGCGCGTGGGCCGGGATGCGGGTGTCCGGACGCTTGCAGGATCTCTCCTTTCAACGCGTACTTTTCCTGATGATCCTGATCATGGGGCTGAGCATGGCCTGGAAGGCGCTGCCTTCGGCATGA
- a CDS encoding nucleoside phosphorylase produces the protein MSDEPDSPPCPVPALAEADLPIDANGRIYHLQITPEQLAPDILLVGDPGRAEFIARSFLRDLEVEREHRGLVTATGTYYATGDRATIISPVRATVATSGMGTPSLEIVVNELVALNEIDFATRKPKPLFPRLHIIRVGTSGGLQASTRLGTSIITTYALGMDNTGLFYETPCPDQTCARLERELAAVVEKAARPDSRFRGKIHSYVSRAEPAVVRALTQAAKNLGVAAKAGLTVSNSGFFASQGRDISRLRPSAPDLDRVFSEFDPGLGEQRVENMEMEASFLLHFLGGLGHWAGAICPAIANRRDNTFDHEYLAAIEGATRTALAALAALTTSRDFAL, from the coding sequence ATGAGCGACGAACCCGATTCACCCCCCTGCCCCGTCCCCGCCCTCGCCGAGGCCGACCTGCCCATCGACGCCAATGGGCGCATCTATCATCTTCAGATCACGCCCGAACAACTTGCGCCCGACATTCTGCTAGTCGGCGACCCTGGGCGGGCCGAATTCATTGCCCGGTCCTTCTTGCGCGACCTGGAGGTAGAACGGGAGCACCGTGGTCTGGTCACGGCCACGGGCACATACTACGCCACCGGCGACCGGGCCACGATCATCTCGCCCGTGCGCGCCACCGTGGCGACCTCGGGCATGGGCACGCCCTCTCTTGAGATCGTGGTCAACGAACTGGTGGCGCTAAACGAGATCGACTTCGCCACAAGAAAGCCCAAACCCCTCTTTCCGAGGCTGCACATCATCCGGGTCGGGACATCCGGGGGTTTGCAGGCATCGACCCGGCTCGGCACATCCATCATCACCACCTATGCGTTAGGCATGGACAACACCGGCCTGTTCTACGAAACGCCCTGCCCGGACCAGACCTGCGCGCGCCTGGAACGGGAACTGGCGGCAGTGGTTGAAAAGGCGGCCAGGCCGGACTCGCGATTCCGGGGAAAAATCCACTCTTATGTCTCCCGCGCCGAACCGGCAGTGGTCCGGGCGCTGACGCAAGCCGCAAAGAACCTGGGAGTTGCCGCCAAGGCAGGCCTCACCGTCTCAAACAGCGGATTCTTCGCCTCCCAGGGCCGCGACATCTCCCGCTTGCGGCCGAGCGCGCCGGATCTGGACAGGGTTTTCAGCGAATTCGATCCAGGACTCGGCGAACAGCGGGTCGAGAACATGGAGATGGAGGCGAGTTTTCTGCTGCATTTCCTCGGCGGCCTCGGGCACTGGGCAGGAGCCATCTGCCCGGCCATCGCCAACCGGCGCGACAACACCTTCGACCACGAGTACCTGGCTGCCATCGAAGGCGCGACCAGAACGGCGCTTGCGGCCCTGGCCGCGCTGACGACGAGCCGAGACTTTGCTTTATGA
- a CDS encoding amidohydrolase family protein yields the protein MKIIDFRFRPNTPEIINGIKNSAMFKAACQAIGFDARKPQPLPEIVADLDSRGVERAVITGRDCETTYGSPANNGSVLEFCKAYPEKFIGFWGIDPHKKMAAVYEIVRAVEEFGMKGIAIDPYLAHIPACEARYYPIYTKCAELNLPVFVTMAPPPQVPGAIMDYADPRHIDQVARDFPELTIIMSHGGYPYVNESVYACLRNANVYMDFSEYERAPMADVFVQAMSTIIQDKVVFASAHPFIELADALDAYAGFPLSDEVRRKVMYDNARRILGL from the coding sequence ATGAAAATCATCGACTTTCGATTCCGCCCCAACACTCCCGAAATAATTAACGGCATCAAGAATAGCGCCATGTTCAAGGCCGCCTGTCAGGCCATCGGATTTGACGCCCGCAAGCCCCAGCCCCTTCCCGAGATCGTGGCCGATCTGGACAGCCGTGGCGTCGAGCGCGCGGTCATCACCGGCCGCGATTGCGAAACCACCTACGGCTCCCCGGCCAACAACGGCAGCGTGCTGGAGTTCTGCAAGGCCTATCCGGAAAAATTCATCGGCTTCTGGGGTATCGACCCGCACAAAAAAATGGCCGCCGTATATGAAATCGTCAGGGCCGTCGAAGAATTCGGCATGAAGGGCATCGCCATCGACCCCTACCTGGCCCACATCCCGGCCTGTGAGGCCCGCTACTACCCGATCTACACCAAATGCGCGGAGTTGAACCTGCCGGTGTTCGTGACCATGGCCCCGCCGCCGCAGGTCCCCGGTGCGATCATGGACTACGCCGATCCCCGCCACATCGATCAGGTCGCCCGCGATTTTCCCGAGCTGACCATCATCATGAGCCATGGCGGCTATCCGTACGTCAACGAAAGCGTCTACGCCTGCCTGCGCAACGCCAACGTCTACATGGATTTCTCGGAATACGAGCGCGCGCCCATGGCCGACGTTTTCGTGCAGGCCATGAGCACCATCATCCAGGACAAGGTCGTCTTCGCCAGCGCGCATCCGTTCATCGAACTGGCCGACGCCCTTGACGCCTACGCCGGCTTCCCCCTATCGGACGAGGTCCGGCGCAAGGTCATGTACGACAACGCCCGCCGCATTCTCGGATTGTAA
- a CDS encoding response regulator transcription factor — protein sequence MRILIVDDHAVVRRGTMNIIIDRFPECEFSEAGTLHEARLVLEDARFDLVILDISLPDGSGLDFLEYAQEHSPGLPVIMLSMHHEIEYAQRCLSLGARGYLSKNSAPEELEEAMISILDGGIYVNPSLLDSRRSTSAMDTLSRQERDVARRLAKGETMTAIAQAMGVSVKTASTYRTRAMRKLGIATTSGLIRYLLERGLADM from the coding sequence ATGCGTATCTTGATTGTGGACGATCACGCGGTGGTGCGGCGAGGCACGATGAACATCATCATCGACCGCTTCCCGGAGTGCGAATTCTCCGAGGCGGGAACGTTGCACGAGGCGCGACTGGTGCTGGAGGATGCGCGGTTCGACCTGGTGATCCTCGATATTTCCCTGCCCGACGGGAGCGGGCTTGATTTTTTGGAATACGCGCAGGAACACTCTCCGGGCCTGCCCGTGATCATGCTCAGCATGCACCACGAGATCGAATACGCCCAGCGCTGCCTGAGCCTCGGCGCGCGCGGTTACTTAAGCAAGAATTCGGCTCCCGAAGAGCTTGAAGAAGCCATGATCTCCATTCTGGACGGCGGCATCTACGTCAATCCGTCGCTGCTCGACTCGCGCCGGTCGACCTCGGCCATGGACACCCTGTCCCGCCAGGAGCGCGATGTGGCCCGCAGGCTGGCCAAAGGCGAGACCATGACCGCCATCGCCCAGGCCATGGGCGTCAGCGTCAAGACCGCCAGCACCTACCGCACCCGCGCCATGCGCAAACTCGGTATCGCCACCACCTCCGGCCTGATCCGCTATCTGCTCGAACGCGGTCTGGCCGATATGTGA
- the hpsG gene encoding (2S)-3-sulfopropanediol dehydratase, with product MTRFTCGCMSPQEERLYNQIEGKEDKFRKTHSRVFKLLEKFDGQKPRIDIERALFFTQSMQQTEGQPLVLQWAKAMKHIAENMTVYVQEDQLLLGRAGCDGRYGILYPELDGDFLDIAVKELPNRPTSPATITPEDAKIVVEEIAPFWKGKTFHEKLNAALPEEVHKLTYDDPSGLMSRFIVNETASFRSSIQWVHDYEKVLKRGFNDIKREALEKLADLDPLSPKDNCEKKPFLEAVVIVCDAIVLWAKRHAVLAREVAEKETNPERKAELIRMAENAERVPGEPARNFWEACQSQWFMQMFSRIEQKTGTTISNGRMDQYFLPYYAQDIDAGTLTEEKAMELLECMWVGMAEFIDMYISPTGGAFNEGYAHWEAVTVGGQTPEGRDATNDLTHLILKSKREFPLHYPDLAARIHSRSPESYLWDVAETIKDGSGFPKLINDEEIVPLYVSKGATFAEAYDYAVSGCTEARMPNRDTYTSGGAYINFAAAVEMVLRNGRMKKYGDIDLGVKTGDPTAFSTWDEFWDAYVQQHLLFLRAAFVQQYTINKIRATCFAQPMGSAVHDLCMKHCIDLHQEQIPEGINLGYFEYMGLGTVVDSLAAIKKLVFEDKKLTMQQIIDAVDANFEGFEDVEALLRSAPCYGNNDPYADSIGREIDRISVEYGGKYSKELGMHNDVRYVPFTSHVPFGKVVSATPNGRKQFTPLSDGSSASHGADVNGPTAILLSNYNTKNYGMRDRAARMLNIKFTPKCIEGEQGTEKLVSFIRTFCDLKIWHVQFNVINRDTLIAAKKDPQKYRNLIVRIAGYSAYFVDLSPDLQDDLIARTEHGAL from the coding sequence ATGACTCGCTTTACATGTGGCTGCATGTCACCTCAGGAAGAACGTCTTTACAATCAGATCGAAGGCAAAGAAGATAAATTCAGAAAGACGCATAGCCGCGTTTTCAAGCTTTTGGAAAAATTTGATGGACAGAAGCCGCGTATCGATATCGAACGCGCCTTGTTCTTCACACAGTCAATGCAGCAGACGGAAGGTCAGCCGTTGGTTCTGCAATGGGCAAAGGCCATGAAGCACATTGCCGAGAACATGACCGTTTACGTTCAGGAAGATCAACTTCTGCTGGGCCGCGCCGGTTGTGACGGACGTTACGGCATTCTCTATCCCGAGCTCGATGGCGATTTCCTCGACATCGCTGTGAAGGAGCTGCCTAACCGCCCGACCTCTCCTGCGACCATCACCCCCGAGGACGCCAAGATAGTGGTGGAAGAGATCGCCCCTTTTTGGAAGGGCAAGACCTTTCACGAAAAGCTCAACGCCGCTCTGCCCGAGGAAGTGCACAAGCTGACCTATGACGATCCGTCCGGTCTCATGTCCCGCTTCATCGTCAACGAGACTGCGTCCTTCCGCTCTTCCATCCAGTGGGTCCATGACTACGAAAAGGTTTTGAAGCGCGGGTTCAACGACATCAAGCGCGAAGCCCTGGAAAAGCTGGCCGATCTCGATCCGCTCAGCCCCAAGGACAACTGCGAGAAGAAGCCCTTCCTCGAAGCCGTAGTCATCGTCTGCGACGCCATCGTGCTCTGGGCCAAGCGTCACGCCGTGCTGGCGCGTGAAGTGGCGGAAAAGGAAACCAATCCCGAACGCAAGGCGGAACTCATCCGCATGGCCGAAAACGCCGAACGCGTACCCGGCGAGCCCGCCCGCAACTTCTGGGAAGCCTGCCAGAGCCAGTGGTTCATGCAGATGTTCTCCCGCATCGAACAGAAGACAGGCACAACCATCTCCAACGGACGCATGGATCAGTATTTCCTGCCGTATTACGCCCAGGACATCGATGCCGGCACGCTGACCGAAGAGAAGGCCATGGAACTCTTGGAGTGCATGTGGGTCGGCATGGCCGAATTCATCGATATGTACATCTCCCCCACGGGCGGGGCCTTCAACGAAGGCTACGCACACTGGGAAGCTGTAACGGTTGGCGGCCAGACTCCGGAGGGACGCGACGCCACCAACGACCTGACTCACCTCATCCTCAAGTCCAAGCGCGAATTTCCGCTGCACTACCCGGACCTCGCCGCCCGCATCCACAGCCGTTCGCCCGAGAGCTATCTGTGGGACGTGGCCGAGACCATCAAGGACGGCTCGGGCTTCCCCAAGCTGATCAACGACGAGGAGATCGTGCCCCTCTATGTCTCCAAGGGCGCGACCTTCGCCGAAGCCTATGACTACGCCGTGTCCGGCTGCACCGAGGCACGCATGCCCAACCGTGACACGTACACCTCCGGTGGCGCGTACATCAACTTCGCCGCGGCCGTGGAAATGGTGCTGCGCAACGGACGTATGAAGAAGTACGGCGACATCGACCTGGGCGTGAAGACCGGCGATCCGACCGCGTTCTCCACCTGGGACGAGTTCTGGGACGCCTATGTGCAGCAGCACCTTCTGTTCCTGCGCGCCGCCTTCGTGCAGCAGTACACCATCAACAAGATCCGCGCGACCTGCTTCGCCCAGCCCATGGGTTCCGCCGTGCATGACCTGTGCATGAAGCATTGCATCGACCTGCATCAGGAGCAGATCCCCGAGGGCATCAACCTTGGCTACTTCGAGTACATGGGTCTGGGAACAGTCGTGGACTCCCTGGCGGCCATCAAGAAGCTTGTCTTTGAAGACAAGAAGCTGACCATGCAACAGATCATCGACGCAGTTGACGCCAACTTCGAAGGTTTCGAGGATGTCGAGGCGCTGCTGCGCTCCGCCCCCTGCTACGGCAACAACGATCCCTACGCCGACAGCATCGGTCGTGAAATCGACAGGATTTCCGTGGAATACGGCGGCAAGTACAGCAAGGAACTGGGCATGCACAATGACGTGCGCTACGTGCCTTTCACCTCGCATGTGCCTTTCGGCAAGGTCGTCAGCGCCACCCCCAACGGACGCAAGCAGTTCACCCCGCTGTCCGACGGTTCCTCGGCCTCCCACGGCGCGGATGTCAACGGCCCCACGGCCATCCTGCTGTCCAACTACAATACCAAGAACTACGGTATGCGCGACCGCGCGGCCCGCATGCTCAACATCAAGTTCACGCCCAAGTGCATCGAGGGCGAGCAGGGCACGGAAAAGCTCGTCTCCTTCATCCGCACTTTCTGCGACCTGAAGATCTGGCACGTGCAGTTCAACGTCATCAACCGCGACACGCTCATCGCGGCCAAGAAGGATCCGCAGAAGTACCGCAATCTCATCGTGCGCATCGCTGGCTACAGCGCCTACTTCGTGGATCTGTCCCCGGACCTCCAGGACGACCTCATCGCCCGCACGGAGCATGGCGCTCTTTAA
- the rnk gene encoding nucleoside diphosphate kinase regulator, with protein sequence MNKKPNITITSLDAERLEILLDSLPKGGFPGKAALEEELDRARIVDPKNVPPTVVTMNSTVKFKLMPAGEEFCLTLVYPGRVDDQGTTISILAPVGSALLGLSLGDEIQWPRPGGGMLQVRIEEIVYQPERAGEYEL encoded by the coding sequence ATGAACAAAAAACCAAACATCACCATAACATCTCTTGACGCCGAGCGTCTTGAAATACTTCTCGATTCCCTGCCCAAGGGCGGATTTCCGGGCAAAGCCGCTCTGGAGGAGGAACTGGACCGCGCTCGCATCGTGGATCCCAAAAATGTTCCACCCACCGTGGTGACCATGAATTCCACGGTCAAATTCAAACTCATGCCCGCAGGTGAGGAATTTTGTCTTACTCTTGTCTATCCGGGTAGGGTTGACGATCAGGGCACGACAATTTCGATCCTGGCTCCGGTGGGCAGCGCCCTGCTCGGGCTTTCTCTCGGCGATGAAATTCAGTGGCCCCGGCCCGGCGGCGGGATGCTGCAGGTGCGCATCGAAGAGATCGTCTATCAGCCCGAACGCGCAGGAGAGTACGAGCTTTGA
- a CDS encoding TRAP transporter large permease, translating to MDSPSAFKNIWGWLNENFEKVFLVSGLLTIIFLITFQTLYRYIIVHFVSSAGAAVWTEELARYIFIWISYLALSVAIKKRSSIRIDIIYDRIPVRWQNASWVVVDIFFLILTLTICWYGWTQIERLMEFPQHTTALGIPYIIPYLVLPLGFGLMALRLLQNLRGQTQLCGPLDTAIAVAFVGAIIAPAVLAEYIEPLPALFGYFGILCVIGVPIAISLGLSTLATVICAETLPIEYLAQTAFTSIDSFPIMAIPFFIAAGTFMGAGGLSQRLLALADEMLGGLYGGMALVTVATCMFFGAISGSGPATVAAIGALTIPAMVQRGYDKYFAAAIVASAGAIGVLIPPSNPFVVYGISAQVSIGDLFIAGIVPGILVGLVLMTYAYLYAKARNWRGEARKRTVASLMAAVWEAKWALMVPVIVLGGIYGGIMTPTEAAAVAAFYGLIVGVFVYREIDARKFAACCVESCETSATIIVLMAMATLFGNIMTLEDVPGTIARAILGFTESKIVILLLINVLLLIVGTFMEALAAIVILTPILLPVVVGVGVSPLHFGVIIVTNLAIGFITPPVGVNLFVASSISKTKIEYLARTVLPMLGLMILVLLIVTYIPEVPLFFIGNK from the coding sequence ATGGACAGCCCCTCCGCATTCAAAAACATATGGGGCTGGCTGAACGAGAATTTCGAAAAGGTCTTTCTTGTCTCCGGATTGCTGACGATCATTTTCCTGATCACCTTTCAGACGCTGTACAGATACATCATCGTGCATTTCGTCAGCTCGGCGGGCGCGGCGGTCTGGACCGAGGAACTGGCGCGCTACATCTTCATCTGGATCAGCTATCTCGCGCTCTCCGTCGCGATCAAGAAGCGCAGCTCGATCCGCATCGACATCATTTACGACCGGATTCCGGTCCGCTGGCAGAATGCGAGCTGGGTCGTGGTCGACATCTTTTTCCTGATCCTCACGCTGACCATCTGCTGGTACGGCTGGACCCAGATCGAACGCCTGATGGAATTCCCGCAGCACACCACCGCCCTGGGGATACCGTACATCATCCCGTACCTGGTCCTGCCCCTGGGCTTTGGTCTCATGGCGCTGCGCCTTCTGCAGAATCTCAGAGGCCAGACGCAGCTCTGTGGGCCGCTTGACACCGCCATTGCGGTTGCCTTTGTCGGCGCCATCATCGCTCCGGCAGTGCTGGCGGAATACATCGAACCGCTGCCGGCCCTGTTCGGATATTTCGGAATCCTGTGCGTGATCGGTGTGCCCATCGCCATCTCGCTCGGACTCTCCACCCTGGCCACGGTCATCTGCGCCGAGACCCTGCCCATCGAGTACCTGGCCCAGACGGCTTTCACATCCATCGATTCCTTTCCGATCATGGCCATCCCGTTCTTCATCGCCGCAGGTACCTTCATGGGCGCCGGAGGCCTTTCCCAGCGCCTCCTGGCCCTGGCCGACGAGATGCTCGGCGGCCTATACGGCGGCATGGCCCTGGTCACCGTGGCGACCTGCATGTTCTTCGGGGCCATCAGCGGGTCGGGTCCGGCCACCGTGGCCGCCATCGGCGCCCTGACCATCCCCGCCATGGTCCAGCGCGGCTACGACAAGTACTTCGCCGCCGCCATCGTCGCCTCGGCCGGCGCCATCGGCGTGCTCATCCCGCCGAGCAATCCCTTCGTGGTCTACGGCATCTCCGCCCAGGTCTCCATCGGCGACCTGTTCATCGCCGGCATCGTGCCGGGAATTCTGGTCGGTCTGGTGCTCATGACCTACGCCTACCTGTATGCCAAAGCGCGCAACTGGCGCGGCGAAGCGCGCAAGAGAACCGTCGCATCCCTCATGGCCGCGGTCTGGGAAGCCAAGTGGGCCCTCATGGTCCCGGTCATCGTCCTGGGCGGCATCTACGGCGGCATCATGACCCCGACCGAAGCCGCCGCCGTGGCCGCCTTCTACGGCCTCATCGTCGGCGTGTTCGTGTACAGGGAGATCGACGCCCGCAAGTTCGCCGCGTGCTGCGTGGAGTCCTGCGAAACTTCGGCGACCATCATCGTGCTCATGGCCATGGCCACCCTGTTCGGCAACATCATGACCCTCGAAGACGTGCCCGGCACTATCGCCAGGGCCATCCTCGGCTTCACCGAGAGCAAGATCGTCATCCTGCTGCTCATCAACGTGCTGCTGCTCATCGTCGGCACCTTCATGGAGGCGCTGGCCGCCATCGTCATCCTGACCCCGATCCTCTTGCCCGTGGTTGTCGGGGTCGGCGTCTCGCCCCTGCACTTCGGCGTCATCATCGTCACCAACTTGGCCATCGGCTTCATCACTCCGCCCGTGGGCGTGAACCTCTTCGTGGCCAGCAGCATCTCCAAAACCAAGATCGAATACCTGGCTCGCACCGTGTTGCCCATGCTCGGCCTCATGATCCTGGTGCTGCTGATTGTGACCTACATCCCCGAAGTGCCGCTCTTCTTTATAGGCAACAAGTAA
- a CDS encoding TRAP transporter substrate-binding protein has translation MKKIVLAALSLMTAVGLAGPIDTAHAGKPLTLRIGHPMAPGNNVTVGYEKFKELVEAKSDKQIKIQIFGSAQLGSDRVTTEAAQAGTLDMSSCSSPNMASFSKAFMAIDLPYITDPKFQDNFYKGLDEGELGKEVEKAANEIGLQPIMLSQYGYRNFVSTKKPIRTVADLAGLKVRTTDSPVEVSVAKALGMNPAPVAWGETYTALQQGTVDAEGNTFSLLNDAKHTEVLKYAMDSNHNYSMHLLLMNKKKWDGLTPEQQTIISEAAREALVWQRAESVKLEQKAWDAFKEKGIEVTILPDAERAKLKELTAPVREEFAKQIPGRMMELLTATQQ, from the coding sequence ATGAAGAAGATCGTCTTAGCCGCACTGAGCCTTATGACCGCAGTAGGTTTGGCTGGCCCCATCGACACGGCGCATGCCGGAAAACCCCTGACCCTGCGTATCGGCCATCCCATGGCCCCGGGCAACAACGTCACCGTAGGCTACGAGAAGTTCAAGGAACTTGTCGAAGCCAAGAGCGACAAGCAGATCAAGATCCAGATCTTCGGCAGCGCCCAGCTCGGCAGCGACCGCGTGACTACAGAGGCCGCGCAGGCCGGCACGCTGGACATGTCTTCGTGCTCCTCCCCGAACATGGCCAGTTTCAGCAAGGCCTTCATGGCCATCGACCTGCCCTACATCACCGACCCCAAGTTCCAGGACAATTTCTACAAGGGCCTCGATGAAGGCGAGCTCGGCAAGGAAGTGGAAAAGGCCGCCAACGAGATCGGCCTGCAGCCGATCATGCTCAGCCAGTACGGCTACCGCAATTTCGTCAGCACCAAGAAGCCCATCCGCACCGTGGCCGACCTGGCCGGCCTGAAAGTCCGCACCACGGACTCCCCCGTCGAAGTCAGCGTTGCCAAGGCCCTGGGCATGAACCCCGCCCCCGTGGCCTGGGGCGAGACCTACACCGCCCTGCAGCAGGGCACCGTTGACGCCGAAGGCAACACCTTCTCCCTCTTGAACGATGCCAAGCACACCGAAGTGCTCAAGTACGCCATGGATTCCAATCACAACTACAGCATGCACCTCTTGCTCATGAACAAGAAGAAGTGGGACGGCCTGACCCCCGAGCAGCAGACGATCATCAGCGAGGCCGCCCGTGAGGCCCTGGTCTGGCAGCGCGCCGAGAGCGTGAAGCTCGAACAGAAGGCCTGGGACGCGTTCAAGGAAAAGGGCATTGAAGTGACCATCCTACCCGACGCCGAACGTGCCAAGCTGAAGGAACTGACCGCCCCGGTGCGTGAGGAATTCGCCAAGCAGATCCCCGGCAGGATGATGGAATTGTTGACCGCAACCCAGCAGTAA